AAAAATGCATGCAACTCACGATTAGATGCGAAGAACCTTGTCATCGATATTGTTGTAACCCTAACCCTAATTGAAAAGTCACCATGAAACCGTCATCAGATACGAATTGTGGAATCCCATGGAAGAAACGAAGGCTGGACGAAACCTGTAACAAAGCAGagaatattacaattaattttcaaagacAGTGTTTCTTATTTGaaaagttttaaataataaaagattgatttctattaaataaaattttaatgacaaTATTCAATTTAAGAATGAAAAGTTTAGACttgtcaaattttcaaatcatattttttaattcataacagaagaataaaattaaatgaaatacaataCAAGGTTCCTTACATTTTTGGTTTTTGAAGCATCACACATTCTTTCCAGGCAacaggaagaagaggaaggagtGAAAAACCTTTAACAAGATAtggattattataatttgttttgaAAAAAACAATGCTTATTGTccaaaacatttaaaataataaaatataaaactcgATGAAAGCTAGGAATTCTAATATAAGATTTAAAATGAgatcttattttttaattaatattaattaatgtaatattacaatgaaataataattatttaataataaaatatgtaaaaatccTTACATGTTTAGTTTTGAATCACCACTACATCCTTCCCAAAGAACTGGAAAAAATGGAAGTTGAAAAACCTGAAACAAAGcatgtgaaatattataatttgttcttgaaaataaaatattttttgctcATAAAGTTTGGGATAGTGAAAAATAAGAGTCTATTTaaagttgaaattttaataataacaagaatttaaattctgtaataaagtgtaattactataaaaattggaaccttaaaataaaaatttaaaattcagtaATTGAGAATCTAATGATTTCTGAACGATGTTAAATatctttattgtatatttcaatattaaaactttgatattttatttcagtagaaatttataacagttcaaataaaatacgaatattaaaatagatatttaagaattagattaaaataaatatttaaatataaaaaaaatacttacattcttgagTTCCAGCAGAGACTTTATCCTCTTGCGAGACCTGTGACTCCAGCACCAAAAGCGATATCATATCATATTAAGCATATCATATTaagaatataacaaaaaatatatatttaatatatttaaaatatttttgagcATTATAAAGTATTTCCTACTAcactgttaaatatttataaatatttcacgactgatttataaaaattgcccGTTAAACTGAATGTCCGCCATTACTGTTTGAAACACATATATACACTTATTCGACATGCTTCGTACGTGACTtcgtaataacaaaatatggTGCACTTTACTCCGTTAAACAAAGCTGcgcaatatgaaaaatattcgatgcGCAAATTGAATCGATGTTCAAATCTGTCTATGCTAACGTTCTTTCtagaatgtataaaaattgtttaaaaaaacaaaatgacAATCTTATCACTGAGAATCCACGAAAATTTAGCAAaacgtaaatattatttcaatttcttattcAAATGAAACAAACTCTACAAACTCTACGTcgaataaatgttaaattatatgctgaatttttttgaaattaaaaaataatttgacgTATTCGAAATAAGATCAGCTTTTTAAATCTGGCTTATTTTCATCTTAGTTTTCTTAATAAACCGTGAACTCATTTAAGATTGTGTTATGTTACGTACTAATTATGTTAAATCGCGAAATTTTTGTAGAAGACGAAATCAATCGAatacttaataaatattattaatcgtaCAACAAAAAATGAATACAACTGAATAcacaaatgtataaataagCTCGCTTTCAATggaataaatcaaattttatcatatttccaTGAAAAGTTATCTGATTTATTACTAATCACCGTGGCGTCCTTTTGAATGTCATCTTGTCCTTTCGATTTTTGTCACATCCCTCTAATACTTCGAAGTTTTTCTCATAATCAAGCAATAATCTGCACAAGAAAAGgacaaaatgttaaaatgaGCGTATGAAAAGaacaaattgtacaaaaatggAACAATGATCAATGTTAAAATGCATCTTGAAAGCCCGAATTCCTTATCTTATCTAAGATAATAGGGATATTTAGATAGAATCTGACACAAGGTTCTAAAGTTtacatataactatatatttcataaagaaCGCCTTCGAAGACTGAGTATACGAATGAATGTTAAGTGTACACGGAACGATGTTgtttttctgtatttcttaAGCAGAGGACTGAGTGCAAGTAAGTATCGGTGATACATGTGGAAAAGATGAAAACTTGAGATAGGCGCATTTAGAACGTGGGACAAGCGGAGTCGACAGTTGCAATTTTCGATAAGGAAGTAAGGGCAGCGGTCTTCCCTGCTaattggtaaaaaaaaaaaactgataGACAAGATAAGAACTGATCGCCCCCAAACTGACAGTTACTCGCAGGTACGGAACACACCCTTGTTTAAGCGTTACCGTTAATATTCCCAAGGAACGTTCCAACTTAAAAAATGCATCGTGAAACTAAGGGACTCCACAGCAAAAACTAATGGCTGGCAGATGAAATCAgtgaaaataaagattaattttcGACACGGTAGTAACGACTACTTGGAGATTATTGCTAGTCTGAGTGAATATGTTAGGAATATGAAAGCATAGGCAGAGAAATTATAGTAAAAAAATGTGTATGGCAGCTTTAGAATATCAGAAACTGTCGAAAAGTTATTGCGGATGAAAAAATGGATGAGTGTGTGATGAGTGGGTCGCGTTACGGCACAAACAGTGAAAGAATGATTAGAGAAGCAATATGTTACAGAGAAATCGATATCTGTCGCGAAGTGACACTAAACACGTCTGATTTCTCTGATTGGCGATGCGAAAACGACCCCGCACTCCGGTTTACCTAGCGAATTTGGGATGACATAGAATGGGGGAACAGCAGACACGCTGCTAAGTCAAGCGTGCACGTATAGGATGACGTTTGTCCGATTGACCTCAGAAATACGTTTATGTTCGAAACAAAAACGCACTACGTTAGAGTGGATGGTAAGAAAGACACGTAGGATGTAAATACATGTGagctaatataattttgacgtagatttattaatttaaaacctGCATAAATACCTACGcttagaaatttaatatatgtacgtatatataatatataataatatatataatatataatcttatttgattacataaaattttgaaCGAAATGCGGGtgataaattaatatgaataaataaaattaatacataGATAGAAAGCATATGgatgataatttttaattcgacgtaaaataatatttttggccggaaaattgtaattattgttatagaTGGAAAACGATCTCAGCATATATAATCTTCAAAATTAATCAACGATACGTACACAGGAAAccacaaattatattaaaataagacaATATCTAAAGTCAAATTGTTTTGTCAAGGTTCCAATGCAATTTTGACAGTCAAATAAGAAATCGACGTAACACGAACGAAACGAGTTtgagaaattgtttaatttcgaTATAATACTGCCCAACAAACTATTAAATAAAcgtgtattcgttaaatatacctgataatagtctataaaaggcaaaaaattattacgaaGTTGAAATCACGTATTTCGAACAGAATAACACGTATAAACGCCATGCTTGCCAGTACTGAACTAATGTTTCGTCCCGCCAAAACCTCGCCTAACTGACTCCTGATTGGTCGAGGAGGCacgatttcttttcaattaaaatcggcgcgagaaattaaaatattgcataCTGTAAACATTTCCCTAATTGTGACAGTGACTATAAATATGATTGGAGTCAAATATCTTTTGTGCAAAAGTTCTTGCATATTATTGTAAGGTAGGTtgatataatgtaaaataaattaaaaattggacTACTTTAAGTTTTAGACACACCATTTTCATAATCATCaacgtaattaaattaaaatattattaatccagATGGGTATAAGGAATTTTGAATGTTTTGCTTTTAACTTTGTAACAACATTAGGcgatatgaaaaaaaagaggaaaggaagGCAAGAGGAGAAAAGAGAAGTAAGTTCTACGCACCTTATCTACAATTGTAACACAAAATGTATACGATCTAATATCTATGATCGAAGTTGATTGGTAGAAATCACATCAGGACAGCGTAGCGCCTCGGTTTCTACAAACGAGACACTCAAGTGTATAGCGGGTTGCATGCCTAGGCAATATGCACATGTATATAAGAGAGCGTTTGCTTTTCATTTTGGCTGTTTCATTCGATCTTTACCACGGTACTCTCTGACGTTCTAGCAAACAATTCATTTTCGTCAATGTAGTTAGTAATTAAGAAGAAGCTAAGAGATGGAAATTCGAAAGAAGTTAATGCAatcaacgtttcttttttgcgTTTCCTGCGCATTGTTACTTGCTCGATCTTCCAGCTATGGCAAAAATACGACAGGTAAGttactttgtacttttttcGCGTAAAGACACTGTTTTCCTTAACCTGTTATTCtcataataatttcttcaattaGCAATGCTCTAAATTTTTCTGTCTCGCATCGTTTCAGGTTTCATCTcacgataataaattatattatatttatttatattatatttgcgaGAACCATACTCGACCAAATTGAAGTTAATTTGACTTTATCAGTTTCAAATTTCGAGATTGTAACATTTTCTACTTAAACGATGAtccgattaaaaaattgataccGATACAGACGGGTTTCTACGAAAGAACCGTGTGTATGTCCCATCTTATGCTAATTGGCAAACGAGAAAGCTCATAGCATAAATGCTTAACATAGATTCGTGTGCTAGAGagaaaattttttgttttgtttataAACGAAGGCACTGGTTGCAAATAGTTTTATCTGTTCTGGACATCCTCCGATTGCTATCGTTGATCGTTTGTTCTGTCATTGATAGATTTTGCAGGGCATATCCATCATCAAAGAGCCTCTTCAACTGGAATGGTACGTAAAACCTAACGATAACTAGACTGCGGACGTTTATGCATTTTTTCATACGTTTTCACAAACACAAgtaaagaaatgaattttaaagagAGATTTTATACATCCtccaaatattataatgaatactttataaatcttctatatttttgcatattatgtgtagtttgtacattttcactatttatatttctcacaaatacataaatatccgcagtatAGTCATAAGATAAATGTAAAACGTGATAGCTTCAGTAGAAGAGAATTTGCATTTACATAGGTACCAACGTCTTCGAAGTGTGTCGGATTGAACAACGAATCGGGTCACTGCGAGCACTTAAAACGGTGCTTATCTCATGAGTATGGTTCAAACTTTACGCTGGCTATAAATCACTCGTGCGTAATCGACCAAACGTAAGTGTTTAATTCATTTCCCCGCGTGAAAGTTTGAATCGGATTGAATCGAATGGAATTGAAACAGATACACAGGCATTTGTTGCTCGAGACATGGGAACGAAATGCATACAAATTCTATGGTAGACGAGGATTTTGCCGAGACTCTTCCTCAGATTGCTGGTACGTATGTAACGATTCGTCGAGCACAAAGGCTACCAATTGGTCGTATCGTAAGTATTAAGACATTTGTTGATTTCATATGAAATGTGCAAAttagtaatttaaattattaagagTACGATAAACAAATTCGTTTCCACTGGAATATAACTTATGAACGGAGTGGTATAGCtcgttatttgtttcagcgAGTGACgataagaaacaaaatgaGGTGAGAATCGTTTGGTCGGGCCAGCATAGAATGACAACGTCTCGGCCTAAAAATCCGGCATTGAGAGGATGCGGAACTACATTGAAAAGTCAAAGCAAGTTGGTGGGCGGTAGACCGGCCGATCCCACGAAATGGCCCTGGATGGTGGCTTTTCTTACAACAGATAACGATTACTATTGTGGTGGTGTGCTCATCACCGACAGACACGTTTTAACTGCTGCCCACTGCGTTTACAAGTAAATTTTCGTCCCGTAGATTAGGAATTTTACTATCAATATGGTACTGTGAAGACcatcaatatattttacaaaatagcCATAAAAAAGGAACGTTCCGTATATTCTTTAAAGAAGTAAGAAAATACAAACATAACTTCTTCGATGTTATAAGAATGTCGGCCACATTATTTGACGACTTTATGAATGCATTGAGATAtcatcaataatttatttttactgcTTTTACGCGGCAGATCTGCAGCACAGTTGTTCATAGCGTGAACGTATATATCGATTCAGCGTACTTCGTTTATCATAGGAAATTAGCTAATTTTACTCGTGCTTTTTGGTGATCTTCGGCAACTACTTGGTTTCGTACAAGATCTCATATTTTGTTAAACCTAAAGATCATCAAGGACCTGACCAGTTCTCCATATGCAGGTTCTAAACGGaacgtttttttctttacctCTTCCCCGCGTTTCATCTTCCTTGTTTTCAGTACAGAGTCATGTTAATTGAAGTTTCCCTTTTGTTGGTCAGCTGGAGACCGCAGGACATCAAAGTCAGGCTCGGTGAATACGATTTCGCGACGAGTGAAGAAACGAGAGCCGTGGATTTCACGATTTCCGAAATACGTATACATCGAGACTTTGTTCCTGACACGTTCACAAATGACATAGCAATAGTCAAACTGTATCTACCGACCGTCTTCGACAGTTACATTTGGCCCGTGTGTCTGCCACCAATTGGTCAAACGTTCGAGTACAAGGACGCAGTTATAACAGGTATCCTTTCCATTTTCGCTGTGTCCGTTAGCTGTTCTCGACactattttacattattcttGAAACACCAGTTTCGATGATTCTTGAACATGTAAAGTCCAATTTGGAACAACTCTCTCTTCTCACGAAAACGTCGAACTCTTAATTTCCGAGATATTCGCGAAGAACTACCGGTATCACTACAGTGAATTCTTATCTTAGAGAATTCAAACTTAATTcttatctctttttttatagtttatacAGGCTTGGGTTAAGTGTTATTTTATGTCACCAATACTGACGCCTACGCTGTTGCGGACGCGCAATTATATGCTGAATTCACTATAGTCGTACCGATAATTTTTCGCGAATATCTTAAGAACTGTTGCAAGAGAGCTGGACATTTTCGTGAGAGTAAAAAGTTGTTCCAAATGTTGAATTTTACaacgtattaaaaaatcatagaaATTCATGTCGAGGGTAAGCTTCGAAATAATTCGTAATAAACCGTATTGTCagattaacaaaaatatagaaagtataaagaatataaaaaaatacgattATTGTCGAAGCTGATACAAGAGACGCATCAGGGTTACAATTAATGGTTAAAAATTTAGGTTGGGGCGCACGCTACTACGGAGGCTCCCGTAGTTCGGTTTTGATGGAAGTCGAGGTCCCAGTATGGCCGCAGAGTGAATGTACGAGCAGTTTCACTCAACGAATTGCTAATACGACGATTTGCGCCGGCGCTTACAACGGCGGAGGCGACGCTTGTCAGGTATGTAAGAGACTTTGATACGATCAGAAACAAGGCTAATATTCCGGCCAATGACTACATTCGTGCACAGGGTGACTCCGGTGGACCACTCCTTCATCAGCTTGCAAATGGCAGATGGGTAAATATCGGAATAGTATCTTGGGGTATTCGATGCGGAGAACCTGGACGTCCTGGAATATACACACGCGTCAATTCCTATCTTGATTGGATATTCGAGAATGCTGTATTCTAAGCTTAGGATCGCATTTAATTTGTTAAGCGAGTGTCCCCTTATCATTACgaaattactaaaattattaaaagttaaGACAAGCCCAGACGAAAAACAAAGCAACTTCAGTCTGGTCGGTTTTAATTTTTGCTAATGTAAAAATGGCTCGTTTCCGATAGAAGCCTAATCTAATCTAAGATCTAAGAATGTGGAATCTGGAATCTAGAATCTAAGAACTAAGtgatatgtaaaaaaaaaaaaaaaaaataggagaTTCTAAGATAAGGATATCATGtcacaaaaattttaattcaaaaagATTAACGACTTAggttataaaatttcgaatgTTGATGTGAATAACGATGCAAATCGTCGCTGCATCGAAATTTAAGCGGCCCAGGTTTCTAAATAGCTGAAATAATTAAGAGTTTTTGTATCAATAAACTTtgaaacgttgaaaatcgacGGAAGGATAGCAAATTAATTACCAAGACCACACgaaggaaaagataaaaatttagttACCTTGGATGTTTTAAAATGATGAAATATGTTGCTGCTGTCAGGACAGATTTCGTGTTTCCTTGTTTGGTTTTTTTATTCCTTACGTCGATCGTACAAGGACACGAATCGAAGAGGAGTCGGGTATAGTGCgtggaaacgaagaaattttattttccgaaTATCGATTGTTACATCGTTCAAAAAGAGATTGACACGAATAGAGAGAAATTCGATTCTTAGGACGTGTGTGGCGCTTGTCGCGCCAAGACCGCAagttttatatgtatgtactttcTTTTATGGCGTGGACGCGCATATAAGCAGCCACGCGCGTGCACGACGCTATGCGACCGATTTTCGCATGACGAGTAAGCGTTGGAAGATCCCACGATTGAATCTCCATTATTTGATAACTGACTTTCCGATGAGGTCCAGcctctcttttcctttatATACATCGATATACTTATAACTTCAACTCttcataaatgtatatatgtgtatgcgTGAATGCGCGCTCATGTGTACGTATACAGTGTGTCCCAGAGTTTAACAACCAAACTTTGTCAGTGTATTCTATGGATACAATCCAATAGAAAATGTTACACAAAGCTTAGCTATGAAGCGTTGAGATACCCTATATA
This genomic stretch from Bombus fervidus isolate BK054 chromosome 9, iyBomFerv1, whole genome shotgun sequence harbors:
- the LOC139990488 gene encoding trypsin-1 isoform X1; the protein is MEIRKKLMQSTFLFCVSCALLLARSSSYGKNTTDFAGHIHHQRASSTGMVPTSSKCVGLNNESGHCEHLKRCLSHEYGSNFTLAINHSCVIDQTHLLLETWERNAYKFYGRRGFCRDSSSDCWYVCNDSSSTKATNWSYPSDDKKQNEVRIVWSGQHRMTTSRPKNPALRGCGTTLKSQSKLVGGRPADPTKWPWMVAFLTTDNDYYCGGVLITDRHVLTAAHCVYNWRPQDIKVRLGEYDFATSEETRAVDFTISEIRIHRDFVPDTFTNDIAIVKLYLPTVFDSYIWPVCLPPIGQTFEYKDAVITGWGARYYGGSRSSVLMEVEVPVWPQSECTSSFTQRIANTTICAGAYNGGGDACQGDSGGPLLHQLANGRWVNIGIVSWGIRCGEPGRPGIYTRVNSYLDWIFENAVF
- the LOC139990488 gene encoding trypsin-1 isoform X2, which codes for MEIRKKLMQSTFLFCVSCALLLARSSSYGKNTTDFAGHIHHQRASSTGMVPTSSKCVGLNNESGHCEHLKRCLSHEYGSNFTLAINHSCVIDQTYTGICCSRHGNEMHTNSMVDEDFAETLPQIAASDDKKQNEVRIVWSGQHRMTTSRPKNPALRGCGTTLKSQSKLVGGRPADPTKWPWMVAFLTTDNDYYCGGVLITDRHVLTAAHCVYNWRPQDIKVRLGEYDFATSEETRAVDFTISEIRIHRDFVPDTFTNDIAIVKLYLPTVFDSYIWPVCLPPIGQTFEYKDAVITGWGARYYGGSRSSVLMEVEVPVWPQSECTSSFTQRIANTTICAGAYNGGGDACQGDSGGPLLHQLANGRWVNIGIVSWGIRCGEPGRPGIYTRVNSYLDWIFENAVF